The Methanoplanus sp. FWC-SCC4 genome has a window encoding:
- a CDS encoding DNA-deoxyinosine glycosylase: MTENSEGFLPVAGKNPRILILGSFPGVISLEKHEYYGNKRNHFWKIMEEITGIDSNMSYEKKTDMLKEKGIALWDVLMKCKREGSSDNSIKEVVPNDIESFLQNNPTIKCIVLNGKSGAGKWFKKTQKSLFEKYPDIEILEMVSTSPANALYSFNRKKEEWIYIKKWID, encoded by the coding sequence ATGACTGAGAACAGTGAGGGTTTTTTGCCTGTTGCCGGAAAAAATCCCCGCATATTAATTCTGGGAAGCTTTCCGGGAGTAATATCACTTGAAAAACATGAATATTACGGAAATAAAAGGAATCATTTCTGGAAAATTATGGAGGAGATCACGGGAATTGATTCAAATATGTCATACGAAAAGAAAACCGATATGCTAAAGGAAAAAGGGATTGCTCTCTGGGATGTATTGATGAAATGCAAAAGGGAAGGGAGCAGTGACAACAGCATAAAAGAAGTTGTTCCAAATGACATTGAAAGCTTTTTACAAAATAATCCCACAATAAAATGCATTGTCCTGAACGGAAAAAGCGGAGCGGGAAAATGGTTTAAAAAAACTCAAAAGTCCTTATTTGAAAAATATCCGGATATTGAAATTCTGGAAATGGTATCAACAAGTCCTGCAAATGCACTTTATTCCTTTAATAGGAAAAAAGAAGAATGGATTTATATTAAAAAATGGATCGACTAA
- the cutA gene encoding divalent-cation tolerance protein CutA, with amino-acid sequence MSGELKKVIVVLCTVSSEESKKICKDIIKSGYAACINKIPVGSYYLWDDKFCHDEEDLLIIKTIESQFDDLKEFIKARHSYALPEIISIPVENGSEDYLNWVRETVTSFKKSK; translated from the coding sequence ATGTCCGGTGAGTTAAAAAAAGTTATTGTTGTTTTATGTACTGTTTCATCAGAAGAATCTAAAAAAATATGCAAAGATATAATCAAATCGGGATATGCCGCCTGTATTAATAAAATTCCTGTTGGTTCATATTATTTGTGGGATGATAAATTCTGCCATGATGAAGAGGATTTGTTGATAATAAAGACAATTGAATCGCAATTTGATGATCTGAAAGAATTTATTAAAGCCCGTCATTCATATGCACTTCCTGAGATAATATCAATACCTGTGGAAAACGGCTCAGAGGATTATTTAAACTGGGTACGTGAGACCGTTACTTCGTTTAAAAAATCAAAATGA
- a CDS encoding DUF5591 domain-containing protein, producing the protein MSQKNYVTDKKGNKIEIYDPPFYRPEFEDAYRYIIDNYHIEEKEIGIFIPCALRKPYSQSPSHKLFHKIIKNALPPEKYHVVIFGTCGTVPSELELMYPYSNYHYMLGKCTNDKERIDFHRIEVYRLVGYLNKTKKTYQKRIAYCIGPFRKAMVEACKKTKTDMIFLPSNPMIEKMYDIDCPFPEGSLSMKEYIDEFKNGLEELK; encoded by the coding sequence ATGTCACAGAAAAATTACGTTACAGACAAAAAAGGAAACAAAATCGAGATTTATGATCCCCCTTTTTACAGACCGGAATTCGAAGACGCATACAGGTATATAATAGATAATTATCACATCGAAGAAAAAGAAATAGGGATATTTATTCCCTGTGCACTACGAAAACCTTACAGTCAGAGCCCGAGCCATAAACTGTTTCACAAAATTATAAAAAATGCCCTTCCTCCTGAAAAGTACCATGTGGTAATATTCGGAACATGCGGAACAGTACCCTCAGAGCTTGAACTCATGTATCCATATTCAAATTATCATTACATGCTTGGTAAATGCACCAATGATAAGGAAAGAATTGATTTTCACAGAATTGAAGTGTACAGACTCGTTGGTTACCTCAACAAAACAAAAAAAACTTATCAAAAAAGAATTGCTTACTGCATAGGTCCGTTTAGAAAAGCAATGGTCGAAGCATGCAAAAAAACCAAAACAGATATGATCTTTCTTCCCTCAAATCCAATGATTGAAAAGATGTATGATATTGACTGCCCTTTCCCCGAAGGAAGTCTTTCAATGAAAGAATACATTGATGAATTCAAAAACGGCCTTGAAGAATTAAAATAA
- a CDS encoding FKBP-type peptidyl-prolyl cis-trans isomerase: protein MKKLSFGFLIVFLAIMTVLTAGCTQSAENNTDSARYGDTVEVYYTGTLDDGTVFDQSVKGNGTPLKFVLGKKQMISGFEKAVVGMKEGEIKTVTLTPDEAYGERDENLTFIAGRDQFPESFELEKGKSFGMSGNDGSVYQVTITDFNESEVTLDANHPLAGKNLTFEITLDKLISPR from the coding sequence ATGAAAAAATTAAGTTTTGGATTTTTAATAGTATTTTTGGCAATCATGACTGTTCTGACAGCAGGATGTACCCAGTCAGCTGAAAATAATACTGATTCTGCAAGATATGGAGATACTGTGGAAGTATATTATACTGGAACCCTTGATGACGGAACTGTTTTTGACCAGTCAGTTAAAGGAAACGGCACTCCCCTTAAATTTGTTCTTGGAAAAAAACAGATGATTTCCGGATTTGAAAAAGCTGTTGTTGGAATGAAAGAGGGAGAAATAAAAACCGTAACACTGACACCGGATGAAGCATACGGTGAACGTGATGAAAATCTGACATTTATTGCCGGCAGAGACCAGTTCCCGGAATCTTTTGAACTTGAAAAAGGCAAAAGTTTTGGAATGAGCGGAAATGACGGAAGTGTATATCAGGTGACCATAACAGATTTCAATGAAAGTGAAGTTACACTTGATGCAAATCACCCGCTGGCAGGAAAGAATCTGACATTTGAGATAACTCTGGACAAATTGATTTCACCCAGATAA
- the uvrB gene encoding excinuclease ABC subunit UvrB: MKANQKFELVSDFKPEGSQPEAIEELTKGLTVHKRFQTLLGVTGSGKTFTIANVISKVQKPTLVLAHNKTLAAQLYNEFKEFFPKNRVEYFVSYYDFYQPESYLPAKDQYIEKDAHINPKIEQMRLSATASLLSGKDVIVVASVSAIYGLGNPENFEKMGFELNVGDIVKRNDILEKLIDILFERNDIELMPGRFRVKGDTIDLIPGYFNNIIRIEMFGDEIERISEIDKITGNRLDQMNYFFVYPAKHFVIPESEKEEALLEINNELDEWLPNLGLLESHRLKQRTLFDIEMIRETGSCKGIENYSRFFDHREKGVKPFCLLDYFPEDFLMVIDESHQTLPQVRGMYNGDRSRKEPLVKYGFRLPSAFDNRPLVFSEFEEYMKNVIFVSATPGSYENENSPEIVEQIIRPTGLIDPEVEVRPVKGQTDDVLKEIKKTIEKGDRVLITTLTKKLAEELSDYLAEQNIKTRYLHSDIKTIERTEIIRELRLGKFDVLVGINLLREGLDIPEVGFIGILDADKEGFLRDAKSLIQIIGRAARNVNSHVVLYGDRMTDSMKTAIEETNRRRKIQVEYNQSHGITPTTVVKPIREKEVEIKDTKHIPKRDIPNVLIELESEMYSAADSLDFERAIELRERIKRLKEDLNKAD; encoded by the coding sequence ATTAAAGCAAATCAGAAGTTTGAACTGGTCTCTGATTTTAAACCGGAGGGATCACAGCCTGAAGCAATTGAAGAGCTAACCAAAGGGTTAACCGTCCATAAAAGGTTTCAGACACTGCTGGGTGTTACTGGTTCGGGAAAAACCTTTACAATTGCAAATGTAATTTCGAAAGTACAAAAGCCAACCCTTGTCCTTGCACACAATAAAACACTTGCTGCACAGTTATACAATGAATTTAAGGAGTTTTTCCCAAAAAACAGGGTTGAATATTTTGTATCCTATTATGATTTTTATCAGCCTGAATCCTATCTCCCCGCAAAAGATCAGTATATAGAAAAAGACGCCCACATAAATCCTAAAATTGAGCAGATGCGTCTTTCCGCCACGGCTTCTCTTCTCTCAGGAAAAGATGTGATTGTTGTTGCATCGGTTTCGGCAATATACGGTCTTGGAAACCCTGAAAATTTTGAAAAAATGGGATTTGAACTAAATGTTGGGGATATCGTAAAAAGAAACGATATTCTTGAAAAACTTATTGACATTTTGTTTGAGAGAAATGATATTGAACTCATGCCCGGACGCTTCCGGGTAAAAGGTGATACAATTGATTTAATCCCGGGGTATTTCAACAATATTATCAGAATTGAGATGTTTGGTGATGAGATTGAAAGAATCTCCGAGATTGATAAAATAACGGGAAACCGTCTTGACCAGATGAATTACTTTTTTGTTTATCCTGCAAAGCATTTTGTTATACCGGAGTCTGAAAAAGAGGAGGCACTTTTGGAGATAAATAATGAGCTTGACGAATGGCTGCCAAATCTTGGTCTTCTGGAATCTCACAGGCTTAAACAAAGAACCCTTTTTGATATTGAAATGATTCGGGAGACAGGTTCATGCAAAGGAATTGAAAATTATTCCCGCTTTTTTGATCACAGAGAGAAGGGAGTAAAACCGTTTTGCCTTCTGGATTATTTCCCTGAAGATTTTTTGATGGTAATTGATGAAAGCCATCAGACTCTTCCACAGGTAAGGGGTATGTACAACGGAGACAGATCCAGAAAAGAACCGCTTGTAAAATATGGTTTCAGACTTCCATCCGCATTTGATAATCGTCCTCTGGTTTTCAGCGAATTCGAAGAGTATATGAAAAATGTGATTTTTGTATCCGCCACACCCGGAAGCTATGAAAATGAAAATTCACCTGAGATTGTTGAACAGATTATAAGACCGACAGGGCTTATTGACCCGGAGGTTGAAGTCAGGCCTGTTAAGGGACAGACAGATGATGTCTTAAAAGAGATTAAAAAGACGATTGAAAAAGGGGACAGGGTGCTTATCACAACCCTCACCAAAAAACTTGCGGAAGAACTATCGGATTATCTTGCCGAACAGAATATCAAAACAAGGTATCTTCATTCAGATATTAAAACAATTGAAAGAACGGAGATTATCCGTGAACTTCGTCTTGGTAAATTTGATGTTCTTGTCGGAATCAACCTTTTAAGAGAAGGTCTTGATATTCCCGAAGTAGGTTTTATCGGTATTCTGGATGCTGACAAAGAAGGATTTTTGCGTGATGCAAAAAGCCTTATACAGATAATTGGTCGTGCTGCAAGAAACGTAAATTCTCATGTTGTTCTTTACGGTGACAGGATGACGGATTCCATGAAAACCGCAATTGAAGAGACAAACCGCCGCAGGAAGATTCAGGTTGAATATAATCAGTCACATGGTATCACTCCGACAACTGTTGTAAAACCAATACGGGAAAAAGAGGTGGAAATTAAGGATACGAAACACATCCCGAAGAGAGATATACCAAATGTTTTAATCGAACTTGAATCTGAAATGTATTCGGCAGCAGATTCACTTGATTTTGAAAGGGCCATTGAATTAAGAGAGAGAATAAAAAGATTAAAAGAAGATCTCAATAAAGCTGATTAA
- a CDS encoding FKBP-type peptidyl-prolyl cis-trans isomerase, producing MTGAKKGDLLLVHFTSITEDGDIFESSKNEDPQRIVLGDGNINPAFEEALYGKKPGDVVKVDLPAENAYGEYNKRLVFKLRKKGLNFTYDPKPGQIVNLKLPTGQNSLVKVMEINTKTIKVDANHPMAGMNLTYELELIDLLPE from the coding sequence ATGACTGGTGCAAAGAAAGGAGATCTTCTTCTTGTTCATTTCACGAGCATAACTGAAGACGGAGATATATTTGAAAGTTCAAAAAATGAAGACCCGCAAAGAATTGTCTTAGGTGACGGAAATATAAATCCGGCATTTGAAGAAGCACTTTATGGAAAAAAACCAGGAGACGTTGTAAAAGTTGATCTTCCTGCTGAAAATGCATACGGAGAATATAATAAAAGACTCGTATTTAAATTGAGGAAAAAAGGTCTGAACTTTACATATGATCCAAAACCCGGACAGATCGTAAACCTGAAACTACCAACAGGCCAGAACTCACTTGTAAAAGTAATGGAAATCAACACAAAAACAATAAAAGTCGATGCAAATCATCCAATGGCGGGAATGAACCTTACATATGAACTTGAACTAATTGATCTGCTTCCAGAATAA
- the uvrC gene encoding excinuclease ABC subunit UvrC gives MIDLSVIPKDPGCYLYKDQNGKIIYIGKAKNLKKRVSSYFNKKDHDPKTKALLKAIVDIDLIITGTEVEALILENNLIKRYQPKYNIDLKDSKNYAYIRISGEKFPRIGIARTKSSSGEYFGPFVSAKERDYVLSVLKKIFRLRSCRRMTKKACLRYHIGTCTGPCTGNISEEEYRNLILKAESVLRGNTKELLSSLESEMKEKSKNLEFEKAIELREQIEAVRHLDDRQHIDRRKITDEDIINYSIRNGVMYLMIFSVYKGTLSEKQEFVFEGGDESLEEFIVQYYSENEPPLELILPRETEPVIAEFLSSQKSRKVKVTVPKKGDKKNLLDLVKHNVDTVFFGGEIKVKELKKRLHLSEEPEIIECFDISHLAGTSMVGSMVQFRYGKPDKRNYRRFRIKTIDGIDDFAAIAEVVKRRYQRIKNENGEFPDLIIIDGGKGQLSSAKNILDEIGVKIPVISIAKREEEIYVPGLKYPLPLKKDEKASLFIQEIRDEAHRFAISYNRLLRKKEITG, from the coding sequence ATGATTGATTTATCAGTTATTCCAAAAGACCCCGGCTGTTATCTTTACAAAGATCAAAATGGAAAAATAATATACATCGGAAAAGCAAAAAACCTAAAAAAAAGGGTTTCATCTTATTTTAACAAAAAGGATCACGATCCTAAGACAAAAGCTCTTCTAAAGGCAATTGTGGATATTGATCTCATAATAACAGGAACTGAAGTAGAGGCTTTAATTCTTGAAAACAACCTGATTAAAAGATACCAGCCAAAATATAATATTGATTTAAAGGATTCCAAAAATTATGCATATATCCGGATTAGCGGAGAAAAATTTCCACGAATTGGTATTGCCAGAACAAAAAGCAGTAGTGGCGAATATTTCGGGCCTTTTGTTTCTGCAAAGGAAAGGGACTATGTACTCTCGGTGTTAAAGAAAATTTTCAGGCTTCGATCATGCAGAAGAATGACAAAGAAGGCCTGTCTGAGGTACCACATCGGAACATGCACGGGCCCCTGCACCGGCAATATCAGTGAGGAAGAATATAGAAACCTGATCTTAAAAGCTGAATCTGTACTCCGTGGAAATACAAAGGAATTACTTTCATCCCTGGAATCTGAGATGAAAGAAAAATCCAAAAATCTTGAATTTGAAAAAGCCATTGAACTCAGGGAGCAAATCGAAGCAGTCCGGCATCTTGATGACAGACAGCATATAGATCGCCGAAAAATTACTGATGAAGATATTATCAATTATTCTATCCGAAACGGTGTTATGTACCTGATGATTTTTTCAGTTTATAAAGGAACTCTCTCTGAAAAACAGGAATTTGTTTTTGAGGGTGGAGATGAATCCCTTGAAGAATTCATTGTTCAGTATTATTCGGAAAATGAACCTCCCCTGGAACTGATTCTGCCAAGGGAAACAGAACCTGTTATAGCTGAATTCTTATCCTCACAAAAGAGCAGAAAAGTAAAAGTAACTGTTCCTAAAAAAGGGGATAAGAAAAACCTGCTTGATCTTGTAAAGCATAATGTGGATACGGTGTTTTTTGGAGGCGAGATTAAGGTAAAAGAACTTAAAAAACGCCTTCATCTCTCCGAAGAGCCGGAAATAATTGAGTGTTTTGACATATCACATCTTGCGGGTACATCAATGGTCGGGTCAATGGTGCAGTTTAGATACGGAAAACCTGATAAGAGAAATTACCGAAGATTCAGGATTAAAACAATTGATGGCATTGATGATTTTGCTGCCATTGCCGAAGTTGTAAAAAGAAGATACCAGCGAATAAAAAATGAAAACGGTGAGTTCCCGGATCTCATAATTATTGACGGTGGTAAAGGACAGCTTTCATCTGCAAAAAATATCCTTGATGAAATTGGTGTAAAGATACCTGTTATATCCATTGCAAAAAGAGAGGAGGAGATATATGTGCCCGGGCTTAAATATCCCCTTCCATTAAAAAAAGATGAGAAAGCATCTCTTTTTATTCAGGAGATAAGAGATGAGGCACATCGTTTTGCAATAAGTTATAACCGTCTGTTAAGGAAAAAGGAAATTACGGGGTGA
- the uvrA gene encoding excinuclease ABC subunit UvrA, producing the protein MDKLVIRGAREHNLKNISVELPRDKLIVITGVSGSGKSTLAFDTIYAEGQRRYVESLSAYARQFLGLMNKPDVDSIDGLSPAISIEQKTTSKNPRSTVGTVTEIYDYLRLLYARVGIPYCPEHNIIIESRSPEKIADSIKDDFSGMVTILAPVIRQKKGTYQHVLKELDSEGFTRARVDGEIIRTDEEINLERYVKHDIDVVIDRLEPGEDRSRLVEAVENALLKSEGLLIVSGENDTEKMYSSRMACPVCGISFEELQPRMFSFNSPFGACEECNGLGIKMEFDAELIIPDKSKSLSEGAVAMYRNFLDGFRVQYLAAVAKHYGFDIFTPLKDLTKEQYNALVYGSDDSIRFNMKMKGGDAFWSHNGKWEGLIPQAARLYGQTKSEYRKKELEKFMRISVCPKCGGKRLKDKVLSVKVADKSIIDVTDLSISKSLEFFEDLSLSRKETDIAKQVLKEIKSRLLFLNEVGLGYLTLSRTAGTLSGGEAQRIRLATQIGSNLMGVLYVLDEPSIGLHQRDNHKLIETLQKLRDLGNTLVVVEHDEDTIREADYVVDIGPGAGVHGGNIVALGTPEEIEANPDSLTGKYLSGTEIIEIPKKRRKSDSFIHITGCSENNLKSVDAHIPIGLLTLITGVSGSGKSTLVYDTLYRALMKTVNDSKTSPGKYEKLEFDSEIDKVIVIDQSPIGRTPRSNPATYTKVFDEIRKIFAETKEAKLRGYKPGRFSFNVKGGRCEACNGDGLIKIEMNFLPDVYVECEECKGTRYNAETLEVKYKGKSISDVLNMTVEEAYYLFENIPSIKNKLETLCRVGLGYVKLGQSSTTLSGGEAQRIKLTRELSKKGTGKTIYLLDEPTTGLHFHDVKKLIQVLNSLVDKGNTVVVIEHNLDVIKSADHIIDLGPEGGDMGGEIIATGTPEQVAENMKSYTGHFLAYMMKKETKK; encoded by the coding sequence ATGGATAAATTAGTAATACGGGGAGCAAGGGAACACAACCTCAAAAATATTTCCGTAGAGCTCCCAAGAGACAAACTGATTGTAATAACAGGAGTTTCAGGCTCAGGAAAATCTACTCTGGCATTTGATACGATATATGCGGAGGGTCAGCGAAGGTATGTTGAATCTCTCTCTGCTTATGCAAGACAGTTTCTTGGTTTAATGAATAAACCTGATGTTGATTCAATAGACGGCCTTTCACCTGCAATTTCAATAGAACAGAAAACAACCTCTAAAAATCCGAGAAGTACTGTCGGGACTGTCACTGAAATATATGATTACCTTCGTCTTTTGTATGCGAGGGTAGGTATTCCGTATTGTCCTGAACACAATATTATAATTGAGTCAAGATCTCCTGAAAAAATTGCAGACTCGATAAAAGATGACTTTTCAGGAATGGTTACAATACTTGCACCTGTAATCAGGCAGAAGAAAGGCACTTACCAACATGTCTTAAAAGAACTTGACAGTGAAGGGTTTACAAGAGCAAGAGTTGACGGGGAAATCATCCGGACTGATGAAGAGATCAATCTTGAAAGATATGTCAAGCATGATATCGACGTTGTCATCGACAGACTTGAGCCGGGAGAAGACAGATCAAGGCTTGTTGAAGCAGTTGAAAATGCTCTTTTAAAATCTGAGGGACTTTTGATAGTTTCAGGAGAGAATGATACTGAAAAGATGTATTCCTCCCGTATGGCATGTCCTGTTTGTGGGATCTCCTTTGAGGAGCTTCAGCCGAGAATGTTTTCATTCAACAGTCCTTTTGGTGCATGTGAGGAGTGCAACGGGCTTGGAATAAAGATGGAGTTTGATGCTGAACTAATAATTCCGGATAAATCAAAATCACTCTCCGAAGGGGCGGTTGCAATGTACAGAAATTTCCTTGACGGATTCAGGGTTCAGTATTTGGCTGCCGTTGCAAAACATTACGGATTTGATATATTCACTCCGTTAAAGGATCTTACAAAAGAGCAGTATAATGCTCTTGTATATGGATCGGATGATTCTATACGCTTTAACATGAAGATGAAGGGAGGGGATGCGTTCTGGTCACATAACGGGAAATGGGAAGGGTTGATCCCTCAGGCAGCCCGTCTTTATGGTCAGACCAAATCTGAATACAGAAAAAAAGAACTTGAAAAGTTCATGCGAATCTCTGTTTGCCCGAAATGCGGGGGTAAGCGTTTAAAGGATAAAGTCCTCTCTGTAAAAGTAGCTGATAAATCCATAATTGACGTTACAGATCTTTCCATCTCTAAATCCCTTGAGTTCTTTGAAGATCTTTCTCTTTCAAGGAAGGAGACTGATATTGCAAAACAGGTTTTAAAAGAAATAAAATCGCGGCTTTTGTTTCTTAACGAGGTTGGACTCGGGTACCTGACATTGTCAAGAACGGCAGGGACTCTTTCCGGAGGAGAGGCGCAAAGAATCAGACTTGCAACACAGATTGGATCAAATCTTATGGGTGTATTGTACGTTTTGGATGAACCCTCAATAGGTCTCCATCAGCGTGATAATCATAAACTTATTGAAACCCTGCAAAAACTTCGTGATCTTGGCAATACGCTTGTGGTCGTTGAACATGATGAAGATACGATCAGGGAGGCGGATTATGTTGTGGATATTGGCCCCGGCGCAGGTGTTCATGGCGGAAATATTGTTGCGTTGGGAACGCCGGAAGAGATTGAGGCAAATCCTGATTCACTCACCGGCAAATATCTTTCCGGGACTGAAATTATTGAAATTCCAAAGAAAAGGCGGAAGAGCGATTCTTTCATTCATATAACCGGATGCAGTGAAAATAATCTCAAATCTGTTGATGCACATATTCCGATAGGTCTTTTAACCCTGATTACAGGAGTTTCCGGCAGTGGTAAATCAACACTTGTATACGATACATTATACCGTGCCCTTATGAAAACGGTAAACGATTCAAAGACAAGTCCCGGGAAATATGAAAAGCTTGAATTTGATTCTGAAATTGACAAAGTTATTGTAATTGATCAAAGCCCTATAGGAAGAACGCCCCGTTCCAATCCTGCAACATACACCAAAGTGTTTGATGAGATAAGGAAGATATTTGCCGAAACAAAAGAGGCAAAGCTAAGAGGCTATAAACCTGGAAGATTTTCATTCAATGTCAAAGGGGGACGCTGTGAGGCATGCAACGGTGACGGGCTTATAAAAATTGAGATGAACTTTTTGCCTGATGTGTATGTTGAGTGCGAGGAATGTAAAGGAACAAGATACAATGCCGAAACTCTTGAAGTCAAATATAAGGGAAAATCAATTTCAGATGTTTTGAACATGACAGTTGAAGAGGCATACTATCTCTTTGAAAATATTCCTTCAATTAAAAACAAACTCGAAACTCTTTGCAGGGTAGGTCTTGGTTATGTAAAACTTGGCCAGAGTTCAACAACTCTTTCCGGAGGAGAGGCACAGAGAATTAAACTCACAAGGGAGCTATCCAAAAAAGGTACCGGAAAAACAATTTATCTTCTGGATGAACCAACTACCGGTCTGCATTTCCATGACGTGAAAAAACTGATTCAGGTTCTAAACAGTCTTGTTGACAAGGGAAATACTGTTGTTGTAATTGAACACAATCTTGATGTGATTAAATCGGCAGATCATATTATTGATTTGGGACCTGAGGGAGGCGATATGGGAGGAGAAATAATTGCCACCGGCACTCCAGAACAGGTTGCAGAGAATATGAAAAGTTATACCGGACATTTTCTTGCCTATATGATGAAAAAAGAAACTAAAAAATAA